In a genomic window of Oryzias melastigma strain HK-1 unplaced genomic scaffold, ASM292280v2 sc00204, whole genome shotgun sequence:
- the sp2 gene encoding transcription factor Sp2 isoform X3, with translation MATTVAVSPSEYLQPSTASTQQDTQPSPLALLAATCSKIGPPAAQAPVTSPPAQPQPRRLLPIKPAPIAPAPPKNVGFLSAKGNVIQLPAGLGSSAPGSPIVLTIQQSPSRTTTSGPANIQYQVVPQIQGPQTIQVMPQGGQIQLIPGTNQAIITAPVTVPAPAVASAPVTPQKTVAIKPSLKAKKAASATVLQLPGGHTLPLNVATGEVGVAPILTETPASLPVPEKGRRGRKRKVVLPAEPPPPAPTQAASPTPDQMETILIEAGDNIIQAGNNLLIVQSPGQPAVVQQVQLVQPKADSQLVQIPQQALKVVQAASATLPPVPQRQPVSPSLQGSPTEPTPTQIIFKTATGEWQSVQLQDSVSTATTPASSVAPAVTSPSTGTKKPGGKKERTLAKIAPAGGMITFNASQLPSAAQAVQTISINGVQVQGVPVTITNTGGQQHLTVQTMQGGGLQLAPSQGQSAIQVDQTFTLELPSQPGEKKRRMACTCPNCKDADKRPGEVGKRRHICHVPGCEKTFRKTSLLRAHVRLHTGERPFVCNWVYCGKRFTRSDELQRHARTHTGDKRFECSQCQKRFMRSDHLTKHYKTHINTKNL, from the exons CAGGACACCCAGCCGTCTCCTCTGGCCCTGCTGGCTGCCACCTGCAGTAAAATCGGCCCTCCTGCCGCTCAGGCCCCCGTCACCTCTCCGCCGGCGCAGCCTCAACCCCGCCGGCTCCTTCCCATAAAGCCGGCCCCCATAGCCCCGGCTCCTCCCAAAAACGTGGGCTTCCTGTCGGCCAAGGGGAATGTGATCCAGCTCCCCGCCGGCCTGGGTTCCAGCGCTCCCGGCAGCCCCATCGTCCTCACCATCCAGCAGAGCCCCTCCCGCACCACCACCTCCGGCCCGGCCAACATCCAGTACCAGGTGGTGCCGCAGATCCAGGGTCCGCAGACGATCCAGGTGATGCCCCAGGGGGGTCAGATCCAACTCATTCCAGGCACCAACCAGGCCATCATCACCGCTCCCGTGACCGTGCCGGCTCCAGCCGTCGCCTCCGCTCCGGTCACGCCGCAGAAGACGGTAGCCATCAAGCCGTCCCTGAAGGCCAAAAAGGCCGCCTCGGCGACGGTGCTGCAGCTGCCCGGCGGCCACACCCTTCCGCTCAACGTGGCCACCGGCGAGGTGGGCGTGGCGCCCATCCTCACAGAGACGCCCGCCTCCCTTCCCGTTCCCGAGAAGGGTCGGCGAGGCCGGAAGAGGAAAGTGGTTCTGCCGGCCGAGCCTCCGCCCCCCGCCCCCACGCAGGCCGCCTCCCCAACCCCAGACCAAATGGAGACCATACTGATCGAAGCCGGGGACAACATCATCCAG GCGGGGAACAACCTGCTGATCGTCCAGAGTCCCGGTCAGccggccgtggtgcagcaggTGCAGCTGGTCCAGCCCAAAGCAGACTCGCAGTTGGTCCAGATCCCCCAGCAGGCCTTGAAGGTGGTGCAAGCTGCGTCGGCCACGCTGCCCCCCGTCCCACAAAGACAGCCGGTCTCCCCAAGCCTGCAGGGGTCGCCGACAGAGCCGACACCCACACAG ATCATCTTCAAAACAGCGACGGGCGAGTGGCAGTCCGTCCAGCTGCAGGACTCTGTTTCCACGGCGACCACCCCAGCCAGCTCCGTGGCCCCAGCCGTCACGTCCCCGTCAACCGGCACCAAGAAGCCGGGAGGGAAAAAGGAGAGGACTCTGGCCAAAATCGCCCCGGCAGGAGGAATGATCACCTTCAACGCGTCGCAGCTCCCGTCGGCGGCGCAGGCGGTCCAGACCATCAGCATCAACGGGGTCCAAGTTCAGGGGGTTCCTGTCACCATCACCAACACGGGAG GCCAGCAGCACCTGACGGTCCAGACCATGCAGGGCGGGGGGCTGCAGCTGGCGCCCTCCCAGGGTCAGTCCGCCATCCAGGTGGACCAGACCTTCACGCTGGAGCTGCCCAGTCAGCCGGGGGAGAAGAAGCGGCGCATGGCCTGCACCTGCCCCAACTGCAAAGACGCGGACAAAAG GCCCGGGGAGGTGGGCAAGAGGAGGCACATCTGTCACGTTCCCGGCTGCGAGAAGACGTTTAGGAAAACCTCGCTGCTCCGAGCTCACGTGCGCTTGCACACGGGGGAGAGGCCCTTCGTCTGCAACTGGGTTTACTGCGGGAAGCGCTTCACGCGCAGCGACGAGCTGCAGAGGCACGCCAGGACGCACACAG GAGACAAGCGCTTCGAGTGCAGCCAGTGTCAGAAACGCTTCATGAGGAGCGACCACCTGACCAAGCATTACAAGACTCACATAAACACCAAGAACCTGTGA
- the sp2 gene encoding transcription factor Sp2 isoform X1, which yields MDVTQSAIVRGLVQPCGRILLGGLGLGGSRRANVVMSDKEGSMATTVAVSPSEYLQPSTASTQQDTQPSPLALLAATCSKIGPPAAQAPVTSPPAQPQPRRLLPIKPAPIAPAPPKNVGFLSAKGNVIQLPAGLGSSAPGSPIVLTIQQSPSRTTTSGPANIQYQVVPQIQGPQTIQVMPQGGQIQLIPGTNQAIITAPVTVPAPAVASAPVTPQKTVAIKPSLKAKKAASATVLQLPGGHTLPLNVATGEVGVAPILTETPASLPVPEKGRRGRKRKVVLPAEPPPPAPTQAASPTPDQMETILIEAGDNIIQAGNNLLIVQSPGQPAVVQQVQLVQPKADSQLVQIPQQALKVVQAASATLPPVPQRQPVSPSLQGSPTEPTPTQIIFKTATGEWQSVQLQDSVSTATTPASSVAPAVTSPSTGTKKPGGKKERTLAKIAPAGGMITFNASQLPSAAQAVQTISINGVQVQGVPVTITNTGGQQHLTVQTMQGGGLQLAPSQGQSAIQVDQTFTLELPSQPGEKKRRMACTCPNCKDADKRPGEVGKRRHICHVPGCEKTFRKTSLLRAHVRLHTGERPFVCNWVYCGKRFTRSDELQRHARTHTGDKRFECSQCQKRFMRSDHLTKHYKTHINTKNL from the exons CAGGACACCCAGCCGTCTCCTCTGGCCCTGCTGGCTGCCACCTGCAGTAAAATCGGCCCTCCTGCCGCTCAGGCCCCCGTCACCTCTCCGCCGGCGCAGCCTCAACCCCGCCGGCTCCTTCCCATAAAGCCGGCCCCCATAGCCCCGGCTCCTCCCAAAAACGTGGGCTTCCTGTCGGCCAAGGGGAATGTGATCCAGCTCCCCGCCGGCCTGGGTTCCAGCGCTCCCGGCAGCCCCATCGTCCTCACCATCCAGCAGAGCCCCTCCCGCACCACCACCTCCGGCCCGGCCAACATCCAGTACCAGGTGGTGCCGCAGATCCAGGGTCCGCAGACGATCCAGGTGATGCCCCAGGGGGGTCAGATCCAACTCATTCCAGGCACCAACCAGGCCATCATCACCGCTCCCGTGACCGTGCCGGCTCCAGCCGTCGCCTCCGCTCCGGTCACGCCGCAGAAGACGGTAGCCATCAAGCCGTCCCTGAAGGCCAAAAAGGCCGCCTCGGCGACGGTGCTGCAGCTGCCCGGCGGCCACACCCTTCCGCTCAACGTGGCCACCGGCGAGGTGGGCGTGGCGCCCATCCTCACAGAGACGCCCGCCTCCCTTCCCGTTCCCGAGAAGGGTCGGCGAGGCCGGAAGAGGAAAGTGGTTCTGCCGGCCGAGCCTCCGCCCCCCGCCCCCACGCAGGCCGCCTCCCCAACCCCAGACCAAATGGAGACCATACTGATCGAAGCCGGGGACAACATCATCCAG GCGGGGAACAACCTGCTGATCGTCCAGAGTCCCGGTCAGccggccgtggtgcagcaggTGCAGCTGGTCCAGCCCAAAGCAGACTCGCAGTTGGTCCAGATCCCCCAGCAGGCCTTGAAGGTGGTGCAAGCTGCGTCGGCCACGCTGCCCCCCGTCCCACAAAGACAGCCGGTCTCCCCAAGCCTGCAGGGGTCGCCGACAGAGCCGACACCCACACAG ATCATCTTCAAAACAGCGACGGGCGAGTGGCAGTCCGTCCAGCTGCAGGACTCTGTTTCCACGGCGACCACCCCAGCCAGCTCCGTGGCCCCAGCCGTCACGTCCCCGTCAACCGGCACCAAGAAGCCGGGAGGGAAAAAGGAGAGGACTCTGGCCAAAATCGCCCCGGCAGGAGGAATGATCACCTTCAACGCGTCGCAGCTCCCGTCGGCGGCGCAGGCGGTCCAGACCATCAGCATCAACGGGGTCCAAGTTCAGGGGGTTCCTGTCACCATCACCAACACGGGAG GCCAGCAGCACCTGACGGTCCAGACCATGCAGGGCGGGGGGCTGCAGCTGGCGCCCTCCCAGGGTCAGTCCGCCATCCAGGTGGACCAGACCTTCACGCTGGAGCTGCCCAGTCAGCCGGGGGAGAAGAAGCGGCGCATGGCCTGCACCTGCCCCAACTGCAAAGACGCGGACAAAAG GCCCGGGGAGGTGGGCAAGAGGAGGCACATCTGTCACGTTCCCGGCTGCGAGAAGACGTTTAGGAAAACCTCGCTGCTCCGAGCTCACGTGCGCTTGCACACGGGGGAGAGGCCCTTCGTCTGCAACTGGGTTTACTGCGGGAAGCGCTTCACGCGCAGCGACGAGCTGCAGAGGCACGCCAGGACGCACACAG GAGACAAGCGCTTCGAGTGCAGCCAGTGTCAGAAACGCTTCATGAGGAGCGACCACCTGACCAAGCATTACAAGACTCACATAAACACCAAGAACCTGTGA
- the sp2 gene encoding transcription factor Sp2 isoform X2 produces the protein MDVTQSAIVRGLVQPCGRILLGGLGLGGSRRANVVMSDKEGSMATTVAVSPSEYLQPSTASTQDTQPSPLALLAATCSKIGPPAAQAPVTSPPAQPQPRRLLPIKPAPIAPAPPKNVGFLSAKGNVIQLPAGLGSSAPGSPIVLTIQQSPSRTTTSGPANIQYQVVPQIQGPQTIQVMPQGGQIQLIPGTNQAIITAPVTVPAPAVASAPVTPQKTVAIKPSLKAKKAASATVLQLPGGHTLPLNVATGEVGVAPILTETPASLPVPEKGRRGRKRKVVLPAEPPPPAPTQAASPTPDQMETILIEAGDNIIQAGNNLLIVQSPGQPAVVQQVQLVQPKADSQLVQIPQQALKVVQAASATLPPVPQRQPVSPSLQGSPTEPTPTQIIFKTATGEWQSVQLQDSVSTATTPASSVAPAVTSPSTGTKKPGGKKERTLAKIAPAGGMITFNASQLPSAAQAVQTISINGVQVQGVPVTITNTGGQQHLTVQTMQGGGLQLAPSQGQSAIQVDQTFTLELPSQPGEKKRRMACTCPNCKDADKRPGEVGKRRHICHVPGCEKTFRKTSLLRAHVRLHTGERPFVCNWVYCGKRFTRSDELQRHARTHTGDKRFECSQCQKRFMRSDHLTKHYKTHINTKNL, from the exons GACACCCAGCCGTCTCCTCTGGCCCTGCTGGCTGCCACCTGCAGTAAAATCGGCCCTCCTGCCGCTCAGGCCCCCGTCACCTCTCCGCCGGCGCAGCCTCAACCCCGCCGGCTCCTTCCCATAAAGCCGGCCCCCATAGCCCCGGCTCCTCCCAAAAACGTGGGCTTCCTGTCGGCCAAGGGGAATGTGATCCAGCTCCCCGCCGGCCTGGGTTCCAGCGCTCCCGGCAGCCCCATCGTCCTCACCATCCAGCAGAGCCCCTCCCGCACCACCACCTCCGGCCCGGCCAACATCCAGTACCAGGTGGTGCCGCAGATCCAGGGTCCGCAGACGATCCAGGTGATGCCCCAGGGGGGTCAGATCCAACTCATTCCAGGCACCAACCAGGCCATCATCACCGCTCCCGTGACCGTGCCGGCTCCAGCCGTCGCCTCCGCTCCGGTCACGCCGCAGAAGACGGTAGCCATCAAGCCGTCCCTGAAGGCCAAAAAGGCCGCCTCGGCGACGGTGCTGCAGCTGCCCGGCGGCCACACCCTTCCGCTCAACGTGGCCACCGGCGAGGTGGGCGTGGCGCCCATCCTCACAGAGACGCCCGCCTCCCTTCCCGTTCCCGAGAAGGGTCGGCGAGGCCGGAAGAGGAAAGTGGTTCTGCCGGCCGAGCCTCCGCCCCCCGCCCCCACGCAGGCCGCCTCCCCAACCCCAGACCAAATGGAGACCATACTGATCGAAGCCGGGGACAACATCATCCAG GCGGGGAACAACCTGCTGATCGTCCAGAGTCCCGGTCAGccggccgtggtgcagcaggTGCAGCTGGTCCAGCCCAAAGCAGACTCGCAGTTGGTCCAGATCCCCCAGCAGGCCTTGAAGGTGGTGCAAGCTGCGTCGGCCACGCTGCCCCCCGTCCCACAAAGACAGCCGGTCTCCCCAAGCCTGCAGGGGTCGCCGACAGAGCCGACACCCACACAG ATCATCTTCAAAACAGCGACGGGCGAGTGGCAGTCCGTCCAGCTGCAGGACTCTGTTTCCACGGCGACCACCCCAGCCAGCTCCGTGGCCCCAGCCGTCACGTCCCCGTCAACCGGCACCAAGAAGCCGGGAGGGAAAAAGGAGAGGACTCTGGCCAAAATCGCCCCGGCAGGAGGAATGATCACCTTCAACGCGTCGCAGCTCCCGTCGGCGGCGCAGGCGGTCCAGACCATCAGCATCAACGGGGTCCAAGTTCAGGGGGTTCCTGTCACCATCACCAACACGGGAG GCCAGCAGCACCTGACGGTCCAGACCATGCAGGGCGGGGGGCTGCAGCTGGCGCCCTCCCAGGGTCAGTCCGCCATCCAGGTGGACCAGACCTTCACGCTGGAGCTGCCCAGTCAGCCGGGGGAGAAGAAGCGGCGCATGGCCTGCACCTGCCCCAACTGCAAAGACGCGGACAAAAG GCCCGGGGAGGTGGGCAAGAGGAGGCACATCTGTCACGTTCCCGGCTGCGAGAAGACGTTTAGGAAAACCTCGCTGCTCCGAGCTCACGTGCGCTTGCACACGGGGGAGAGGCCCTTCGTCTGCAACTGGGTTTACTGCGGGAAGCGCTTCACGCGCAGCGACGAGCTGCAGAGGCACGCCAGGACGCACACAG GAGACAAGCGCTTCGAGTGCAGCCAGTGTCAGAAACGCTTCATGAGGAGCGACCACCTGACCAAGCATTACAAGACTCACATAAACACCAAGAACCTGTGA